The DNA window CCGGCAGGTCGGGATGGCGGCGGATCGTGCCGGTGGCCGAACAGGGCGCATCCAGCAGCACCGCATCGACCGGCGCGTCGGGCCGCCATGTCAGCGCATCCGCCTCGACGATCCGCGCCTGCAATCCGCAGCGCGCCAGATTGCGCGACAGCCGGGTCAGCCGCGCGGGGCTGATATCGACTGCGCTGACCTGCGCGCCGGCCGCCGCCAGCTGCATCGTCTTGCCGCCCGGCGCCGCGCACAGATCGGCGATCCGTTCGTCCGGCTGCGGGTCCAGCAGGCGCACCGGCAGGGCGGCGGCGGCGTCCTGCACCCACCAGTCGCCCGCCGCGTAACCCGGCAGCGCCGAGACCTGCACCGGCCCATGCAGCCGCACGGACCCCGTCGGCAGCATCTGCGCGCCCGCGACCGCCGCCGCGCCGGGTTTCAGCGTCAGGTCCAGCGGCGCGCCGGCCTGATGGGCAGCCTCGATGGCGCGCGCGGCGGCCTCGCCATAGGCGGACACGACCGGCGCGCGCAGCCAGCCGGGCATCGCCTGCGGCGGCAGATCGCCCCAGCCATCGTGGGTGGCAACCTTGCGCAGGACCGCGTTCACCATGCCCGCCGCCGCCTGCCCGCGCTTGCCCAGAGCCCGGGTCAGCGTCACGGCGGCATCGACGACCCCATGCGCCGCCCCGCCCATTTCCAGCAATTCGACCGTCGCCAGACGCAGCACATCGGCGATCCGGGGCGCAGGTCTGCGCGACAGATAGGTCGACAGGATCGCGTCGGCGCGGTCGCGGTGGCGCAGCGTTTCGGCGGCCAGCCGTCCGGCGCGGGCCTGGTCCGGTGGCGGCAGCGCCTTCAGCGCGCCGGCCTGGTCGGACAGCGACAGCCCCTCGCGCACGCCCTGCAACAGAAGCAACGCCCCCTGTCGCGCCCGATCCGTCCCCGGCTTTGCCAAATCGCTTTCCTTCGCCTAGATGTTGCTGACAGAGTGACACGGACCCTTAAGCCCAATCGAGGGATGTTTCCATGAGCGATCGACCCGATCTGCCCCCCGCCGCAAGACGCGCCCTGGCCGAGGCCGAGGCGCGGCGCAAGGCCGCCGCCGAAAACCCGCCGCTGCCGGTCGAATATGGCGGCCGCGACGGACCCGAGCCTGTGCGCTTTGGCGATTACGAAAAGAACGGCCTCGCGGTGGATTTCTGAGGATGGAGTGGCGGCACGCCTCGGCGGTCCAGCAGGGACGCGCGATCATGGCCGGGCTTCTGGACCCGATCGACCAGACCGAGGCCTATCTGGACGCGGCCGCGAACCATCCCGACGGGCAGCGCATCTATGCCCGGCTGACCGCCGCGCGCGCCCGGTCCGAGGCCATCGCCGCCCATGACCGCGCCAAGGCCGAACTGCGCCACGGCATCCTGGACGGCGTGGCCATCAGCTGGAAGGACAACATCGACAGCGGCGGCACCGTGACCGAGGCCGGATCGAAGCTGCTGGAGGCGCGGGTGCCACGCAAGGATGCGACCGTGCTGGCGCGGGCGGCGCGACACGGGCTGGTCTGCCTGGGCAAGACCCACATGACCGAACTGGCGTTTTCCGGGCTGGGCCTGAACCCGGTGACGGCGACGCCGCCCAACGGGCTCGATCCGGCGCTGGCGCCGGGCGGGTCGTCCTCGGGGGCGGCGGTATCGGTGGCCCTGGGGCTGGCGGCGGCGGCGATCGGGTCGGATACCGGCGGCTCGATCCGGGTGCCGGCGGCGTGGAACGGGCTGGCCGGGTTCAAGCCCAGCCATGACAGCCTGCCGGAAAAGGGCGTGGTGCCGTTGTGCCGCAGGTTCGACACGGTCGGCCCGATCGCCCGCCGGATCGAGGATTGCGCCGAATTGCTGGCCGTGATGGCCGGCGAAAAGGCCGCCGATCTGACCGGGCTTGAGGCGCGCGGGCTGCGGCTGATGGTGCTGGACGGCGCACCGTTCGAGGATGCCGGCGAAGGCCCGGTCGCGGCCTTTCAGGATGCGGTCGAGCGTCTGGGCCGCGCCGGTGCGCAGATCGCGCATGTCACCTCGGATTGGGTGGACAAGGCGATGGACCTGTCGCCGCAGCTTTTCGCGCCCGAGGCCTATGGCATCTGGCGCGCCCAGATCGAGGATGCGCCGGAACTGATGTGGAACCCGATCCTGGAACGGTTCCGCAGCGGTGCCGTCATCGGCGCGCCCGATTATATCGCGGCCTGGGAACAGCTGGTCCGCATCCGGCGCAAATGGATCAAGGAGGTCGCATCGCCCTTTGACGCGGTGCTGTTGCCCACCGTCCCGATCCTGCCGCCGGACGCCGCCCGGCTGATGGAGGATCAGGATTATTACGTCCGCGCCAACCTGCTGACGCTGCGCAACACCCGCATCGCCAATCTTCTGGGCCTGCCCTCGGCCACGCTGCCCACCGGTTTTCCGGGGTGCGGGATCATGCTGATGGGCCATGCCGGGCGCGACCGGCATCTGCTGCGCGTGGCGGCGGCGGCCGAAGCCGCGCTGGCCAGCGACTGAGCCCGCGCAAGGCGCGCGGGTGGGGTCAAGGGGGCGGGGTCAAGGGGGCTGTCTGCCCCCTCTTGGCCTGCGGCCAATTCACCCCCGAGGATATTTTCGCGCCAAAGAGGCGCCGGATGCGCCCGGTCCGGCTTTCGCTGGACGCAAGCCCGCGATCACGCTAGTGTTTATGGCAATAGCGGGGCAAAAGACCCCGGAAGCGAGGCAGTCATGGCAATTCCCGAGCGGTTTTCGAACCTGCCGGATTATGCGTTCCCGCGTTTGCGGGCGCTGTTGTCGGGTATCGAACCGGGCCTGCGGGCCGATCAGGCTCCGATGGTGCTGACCATCGGCGAGCCGCGCCATGCCATGCCCGATTTCGTCGCCCGCGTGATGAATGCCCATATCGGCGAGTTCGCGAAATATCCCAGCAACGAGGGCACGCCGGGTCTGCTGGCGGCGATCGGACACTGGCTGCGCGAACGCTATAGCATCGAGGCGGGGCCGGAACGGATCATGGCGCTGAACGGTACCCGCGAGGGGCTGTTCAACGCCGCGCTGGCCCTGTGTCCCGAAACGAAGGCGGGCAAGCGGCCGGCGATCCTGGTGCCGAACCCGTTCTATCAGGTCTATGCCGTGGCGGCCGCCGCGGTGCAGGCCGAACCGGTCTTCGTGCCGGCGCTGCCCGAGACCGGCAACCTGCCCGATTACGCGGGCCTGCCCGCCGATCTGCTGGACCGGGTGACCATCGCCTATCTGTGTTCGCCCGCCAATCCGCAGGGGGCGGTGGCGTCGCGCGACTACTTGCAGACATTGCTGCGGCTGGCGGAGGCGCATGATCTCCTGATCTTCGCCGACGAATGTTATTCCGAGATCTGGCGCGACGCGCCGCCCCCCGGCGCGCTGGCGGTGGCCGAACAGATGGGTCTGGCGGATCGCGTGGTGGCGTTCAATTCGCTGTCCAAGCGGTCGAACCTGCCCGGTCTGCGGTCGGGCTTTGCCGCCGGCAGCGCGGAACATATCGGTCAAATGCGCCGGTTGCGCAGCTATGCCGGGGCGCCGCTGTCCTTGCCCGCGCAGGCCGTCAGCGAGGCGGCTTGGCGCGACGAGGCGCATGTCGCGGCCAGCCGGGCGCTGTATCAGGCGAAATACCGGATCGCGGACCGGGTGCTGGGCGATGTGCCGGGTTATCGTCCGCCGCAGGGCGGGTTCTTTCTGTGGCTGCCGGTCGCGGATGGCGAGCAGGCCGCCATGACGCTGTGGCGCCGCGCCGGGATTCAGGTCCTGCCCGGCGCCTATCTGTCGCGCGAGGTGGACGGGGAAAATCCCGGTCGCGGCTTCATCCGGGTGGCGCTGGTCGCCACGCCCGAGGAGACCCAGACCGCGCTGACGCGGCTGCGCGAGGTGTTGTATGATGACGATCACGATTGAGTGCGGGGAAGGATAACGGCATGGCAAGCTGGCAGGCGAAACACCGCGATCCGCTGTTCGACCGGAACACACAGGCGGCGCTGGAACGGCGCGGCAAGGAACTGGCCGGGGCCGGGCTGGTCGTCTTGGGCGTGCTGATCGCGATGATGCTGGGCAGCTGGTCGGCGGACGATCCCAGCTTCCTGTCGGCCACCGATGCGCCGGCCGAAAATCTTCTGGGCAGTTTCGGCGCCTATGTCGCCTCGCCGCTGATGATGATCGCGGGGCACGGGTCATGGGTGCTGGTGATCGCGGCCTTCGTCTGGGGGCTGCGGCTGATGCTGCACCGGGGAGAGGACCGGATCATGCGCGCCATCTTCACCCCCATCGCCGTGGCGCTGGTGTCGGTCTATTGCAGCACGCTGACGCCGGGGCCGGAATGGCAGCAGAATTACGGGCTGGGCGGACATTTCGGCGACATGGTGATGGGCGCGATGCTGAACGTGATCCCGCTGAAGGCGCAGATCGGCATCCGGTTCGCGGCGCTGGTCGTGGCCGCGGGCGGCGCGGCCATCGCGCTTTTCGTGCTGGGCTTCGATCGGGCCGAGACGCGGGCGATCTGGCGGCGGTTCCTGATCGGGCTGGTGACGGCCTACGATCTGGCGCTGCGGCTGGCCGGGCGGGGCGCGCAGGTCTCGACCAGCCTGGCGCAGCGTGCCCGCGCGCGTGGTGCGGCACCGCGCCAAGCGCGGTCGGCGGCGCTTGCGGACACCGCCGACGCGCGCCCCGGGCTGTTCCAGCGCCGCAAGTCGCAGCAGGCAGGCGCGCATGTCGCGCCCGACGACGACCTGCCCGAGCCGGAACTGATCGAACGCGACGCGGATTACGACGGCGCCGCCCCCTCGGCCGATGAGGTCAGCGGACGGATCAGCGACGCGATCCGCTCCCGCGCCGGCAGGCCATCGGTGCTGGCCGCGGTGGCCGCGCGGCTTGCGCGCGAGGGGCATCGCGACCTCAAGTCCGACGATCCGCAGGTCGCCGCCACCGACGACGACATCGAGGCGGTCGAGCCTGCGCCGTTCGGGGCCGACCGACAGCGCGTCGTGGTCGCGCCGACGCGCAAGCCCGCCGCGACGACCTCGAAACAGGCGCGCGCCGAGGCCGAGCCGCAGCTGCGCTTCGATGAGGCCGAGACCGTCTATGAACGGCCGCAACTGTCCCTGCTGAGCGCGCCGCGCCAGAGCGACCATCACCAGATCTCGGAAGAGGCGCTGATGGAAAACGCCCGCATGCTGGAGGCGGTGCTGGACGATTACGGCGTCAAGGGCCAGATCGGCGAGGTGCGTCCCGGCCCGGTCGTCACGCTGTACGAGCTGGAACCCGCGCCGGGGCTGAAGGCCAGTCGGGTGATCGGACTGTCTGATGACATCGCGCGGTCGATGTCGGCCCTGTCGGCGCGGGTCAGCACCGTTCCGGGGCGCAGCGTCATCGGGATCGAGTTGCCCAACGCGCGGCGCGAAAAGGTGCTGCTGCGCGAGATCCTGGCCAGCCGCGCCTTTGGCGACGGCACGCAGCCGCTGCCGCTGGCCCTGGGCAAGGATATCGGCGGCGATCCGATCGTGGCGAACCTGGCCAAGATGCCGCATCTGCTGATCGCGGGCACCACCGGGTCGGGCAAGTCGGTGGCGATCAACACCATGATCCTGTCGCTTCTCTACAAGCTGACGCCCGAGGAATGCCGGCTGATCATGATCGACCCCAAGATGCTGGAACTGTCGGTCTATGACGGTATCCCGCATCTGCTGTCCCCGGTCGTCACCGACCCCAAGAAGGCGGTCGTGGCGCTGAAATGGGTCGTGGGCGAGATGGAGGACCGGTATCGCAAGATGTCCAAGATGGGCGTGCGCAACATCGAGGGCTATAACGGCCGCGTCCGCGAGGCGCTGTCGAAGGACGAGATGTTCAAGCGCACCGTCCAGACCGGGTTCGACGAGGATACCGGCGAGCCGATCTTCGAGACCGAGGAGTTCCAGCCCGAAACCTTCCCCTATATCGTCGTCATCGTGGATGAGATGGCCGATCTGATGATGGTGGCGGGGAAAGAGATCGAGGCCTGCATCCAGCGTCTGGCGCAGATGGCGCGCGCCAGCGGCATCCACCTGATCATGGCCACGCAGCGCCCCTCGGTCGATGTCATCACCGGCACGATCAAGGCGAACTTCCCGACCCGGATCAGCTTTCAGGTCACCTCGAAGATCGACAGCCGCACGATCCTGGGCGAGCAGGGGGCCGAACAGCTGCTGGGGCAGGGCGACATGCTGTATATGGGCACGGGCTCTCGGGTGACGCGCATCCACGGGCCCTTCGTCAGCGACGAAGAGGTGGAAGAGGTCGTGACCCATCTGAAATCCTTCGGCCCGCCATCCTATCAGTCGGGCGTGGTCGAAGGCCCGGATGAGGAAAAGGCCGACAATATCGACGCGGTGCTGGGACTGGGCAGCGGCGAGAACGGCGATGACGCGCTGTACGATCAGGCGGTGATGATCGTGGCCAAGGACCGCAAATGTTCGACCAGCTATATCCAGCGGAAACTGGCCATCGGCTATAACAAGGCCGCGCGGCTGGTCGAACAGATGGAGGATCAGGGCGTCGTGTCCTCGGCCAACCATGTCGGCAAGCGCGAGGTTCTGGTGCCCGAGGTCTGACGACCGAGGGTCCGGGCGTCGATTGCAAGCGCAGGGTTCCGATTTCATGACAGCAAGACCCGGCGCAATCGGCACGGATCAGGCTGCCGCAACGCGGCGGTCGGGCGACGGCCACGACCGCGCGTCCGGGCGCGCCACGATCGCGGCGGTCGTCGTGACCCATCAGCGGCTGGACAAGCTGAAACCGACCATCGCCCGGCTGCTGGCCGAAGAACTGGACTGGGTGCTGGTCTTCGACAACGCCTCGGCCGATGGCACGGCGGAATGGCTGTTGGGCATCACGGACACGCGGCTGATCCTGCGCCGCAGCGCGAAGAATCTGGGCGGCGCGGGCGGGTTTTCGGAAGCCCTGCGCGAGGTTCGCGACCGGCTTGACCCGGATTGGGTCGTGGTCATGGACGATGACGGACGGCCGGCGCCGGGGGCGGTGGCGGCGTTCCGGCGGATGGACAAGGCCGGGTGGGATGCCATCGGGTCGGCGGTTTTCCACCCCGACGGCCGCATCTGCGAGATGAACCGCCCCTATCGCAACCCGTTCTGGCGCAGATCCGAATTCGCCCGCACCATCCGTCAGGGGCGGCGCGGATTCCACCTGCGCGACGAGGATTATGCCGCGGATGCGCCGGTGCAGGCGCTGGACATGACGTCGTTCGTGGGGCTGTTTCTGTCGCGCGCGGCGCTGCGGCGGGCGGGGCTGCCGGACCCGCGGCTGTTCGTCTATGGCGACGATCAGCTTTACACGCTGACGATGCGGCGGCGGGGGCTGCGGATCGGCTTTGCGCCCGCGATCCGGTTCGAACACGATACCGAGGCGGTGCAGGCCGCCTCGGGCGTGGTGCTGCGGCCGCTGTGGAAGGTGTATTACATGTATCGCAACGCGCTGATCGCCTATCGCGTCGCGGCGGGGCCGTTCTTCTGGCCGCTGGTGCCGGTGCTGGCGGTGAAATGGCATCGCAAGGCCGCGGATTACGGCCCCGATGCGGCACGGTTCCGCAGCATCCTGAAGATCGCCATCCGCGACGGGCTGGCCGGACGGCTGGAACGCGGGCATGACGAGGTGAAGGCGCTGGCCGGAACCGGGGCGCGCCAGGGCGGCTGATTGCCGCTGGCATCCGGTATCCGAACCTGCGAAACTTTCCCACATGACGATCTGGTCCATTCATCTTCTGAATGCGCGGCACGCCCTGACCCGCGTGCTGCCCGAGATCCGCGCCGCCGCGCGCGAGGCGGTCGCCCGCGTGCGCGATCATGCGGAGCTGCCCGATTTCGATCTGGTGGTGAAAAGCGTGCAGGGCGGGCTGCCCGATTGGGGCGTCGGCGGAACCGCACCCGCGCCGGGCCTGATCGAGGTGACGCTGAACCCCGACCGGTTCGATGCCGCGCTGATGGTCCGCACGCTGGTTCACCAGATGCATCACCTGATCCGGTGGGACGGGCCGGGCTACGGCAGGTCCCTGGGCGATGCGCTGGTCAGCGAAGGGCTGGCGGGGCATTTCGTCGTGCAGGTTCTGGGCGGCAAGCCCGATCCGTGGGATGCGGTGACGCCGCCGCCGGGGCTGGCGCGCAGCGCGATGAACGAATGGGCGCGGCTGGACTACGATCACGACCGCTGGTTCGCGGGCAAGGGCGACATCCGCAAATGGGCCGGCCACGGGCTTGGGCACCGGCTGGTGGCCCGGCACCTGACTCAGCAGGAACCGGCGGATGCGGTGACGCTGGCTCTGGTCAAGGCGGATGCGTTCCGACCCACCATGCGCCAACTGGTCGCGACCGAAACCTCGGCGGGGCAGGATGCGCCTCAGGACCCGGTGCAGGAGGCCACGCCCGAGACAGCGGATCAGCAGGACGAAAGCACGCAGACCGGCGCGGCGGACAAGAACGACCGGATGCAGGACCGCGCGGGCTGAGGATCAGCGCCCCGGCGCACCGCGCAGCGCCAGCGCGATGCCCAGGATCGCGCCGACCGCCGCGCCGCCCAGATGCGCCTGCCACGCGATCGAGGGCACCAGCACCGTGATCCCCACATTCAGCGCCACGATCAGCCCGACGCTGCGCCACATCTGGCCCATCCTGCGGCGCCGGCGATGGCCGACGATGGCCGCGTATCCGACCAGTGCCCCGGCGATGCCGAAGACCGCGCCCGAGGCGCCGATCATCGGTCCGGCCGCCGGCTGCATCACCGCAAACAGCGCCGCCGCGCCGATCTGGCCGGCCAGATAGATCGCGGCCATGGTTCCCGCGCCAAGCAGCCGGCTGAGTTCGCGGGCCACGAAGGCCAGCGAGATCATGTTCATCGCCAGATGCATCGGCCCCGAATGCAGCAGCCCATAGGTCAGGAACATCAGCAGCGGCTGGCCCGGATAAAGGCCGTACCCGTCATGGATCAGCGGCGACCAGAACCCGCCCAGCATGAACGCCACCTGCCGCGCGGCGGGATATCCGGCCATCCCGGCCAGCAGCAACGCAGCCTCGATCGCGCAGCAGGCAAGGATCAGCACCGTGACCCACAGCGGCACCTGGCGCGGCACGGCGGCGGCGCGCGGCGTCCGGCCCACCCGTGGCAGGCGGTCAGTCATCGGCCTTGATCTGGCGCGCCTCGTCGATCAGCATGATCGGGATGCCCGCGCGGATCGGAAAGGCCAGACCGGCAGCCTCGGAGATCAGCTCTTGCCGCGCCGCGTCATAGCGCAGCGTCGCCTGCGTCACCGGGCAGACCAGCGCCTCAAGCATGTGCCGGTCAAAGCTGTGGCCGGAATCCTGTGTCTTGTCGGTCATTGCAGTCGATCCTCGTCATCGCCGCCGCGCAGCGCGAATTCGACCAGCCCTTGCAGCAATTCGCGCCGGTCCCGCAAGGTAGGCGTTTCCAGCAGCGCCTGTTTGTCCCCGGTCGAGAAGGGCAGCATCATGGCCAGCGAATTCACCAAGGTTTCCTCTTCGGCGCGGGCGGCGGCGTCCCAATCGGTCGAAAGCTCGTGCGCGTCCATGTAACGGCGCAAGGCGTCGAACAGGGCATCGCGGTCAAGGTCGGGATCGCGCTCGGGGCCTTTCAGGTCGCGGCGGAAGGGCGACCAGTCGATTTCGCCGTGCAGATAGGGGGCGAACCCTTCCTGCGTGTCCAGCAGGCGGAACCGCGAGATTGCCTTTAGCGAGATCATCATCCGTCCGTCATCGCCCTCGGAAAAGGCCACCACGCGGCCGGCCGTTCCGACCGATGCCAGCCCCTCGCCCTCGGGCTGAATGATGCCGATCAGCCGGTGGTCGGTCTTCAGCGTGTCTTCCAGCATCTGCAGATAGCGCGGCTCGAAGATGTGCAGGGGCAGGCGGGTGCGGGGCATCAGCACCGCACCGTCCAGCGGGAAAAGCGCGATCCGCTGCGGCAGATCGAAATGCGCCCGCATCAGGCGAAGATCATCGACGACAGGCGGCGGCGGCCCTTTTGCGCGACCGGATCGGTGGGTTTGAGACTGTCGAAGATGGTCAGAAGCTGGGCCTTGGCGGCGCCGTCGTTCCAGTCCCGGTCGCGGCGGAAGCTGTCCAGCAGCACGTTGACCGCCTCTTCCACCCGGCCGGCCGCGTGCAGGGCCTGGGCATAGTCCAGCCGCGCCTGCTGATCGTCGGGATCGGCCTCGACCCGCGCCTGCAGATCGGACAGGGGGCCGGCGCTTTCGGCCTGCTGCGCCAGTTGCAGCTGCGCCCGCGCGGCCTCGACCGGGGCGGAGCCCGCAGCCGCCTGCGGCACCTGTTGCAGGGTCGAGGCGGCGGCGGCGGCATCGCCCGCGCCCAGATGCGCGCGAATCAGCCCGCCCCATGCCTCGGCGTTCTCGGGTTCCTCGCCGATGATGGCGCTGAAGGTCTCGACGGCGTCGCCATGCGCGCCCTCGTCCAGCATCGCCTCGGCCGCGGCCAGCGCGTCGGCCAGCCCGCCATCGTCGCCCGACA is part of the Paracoccus stylophorae genome and encodes:
- a CDS encoding RsmB/NOP family class I SAM-dependent RNA methyltransferase; the protein is MAKPGTDRARQGALLLLQGVREGLSLSDQAGALKALPPPDQARAGRLAAETLRHRDRADAILSTYLSRRPAPRIADVLRLATVELLEMGGAAHGVVDAAVTLTRALGKRGQAAAGMVNAVLRKVATHDGWGDLPPQAMPGWLRAPVVSAYGEAAARAIEAAHQAGAPLDLTLKPGAAAVAGAQMLPTGSVRLHGPVQVSALPGYAAGDWWVQDAAAALPVRLLDPQPDERIADLCAAPGGKTMQLAAAGAQVSAVDISPARLTRLSRNLARCGLQARIVEADALTWRPDAPVDAVLLDAPCSATGTIRRHPDLPVLRDGSGIGDLVDLQARLIDHALSLIAPGGRMVYAVCSLLPDEGEAQIDAALTRHPGLSVETPHLAGVDPAWITPAGGLRLRPDYWPDLGGMDGFFMARLRRD
- a CDS encoding DUF1674 domain-containing protein, whose protein sequence is MSDRPDLPPAARRALAEAEARRKAAAENPPLPVEYGGRDGPEPVRFGDYEKNGLAVDF
- a CDS encoding amidase, yielding MEWRHASAVQQGRAIMAGLLDPIDQTEAYLDAAANHPDGQRIYARLTAARARSEAIAAHDRAKAELRHGILDGVAISWKDNIDSGGTVTEAGSKLLEARVPRKDATVLARAARHGLVCLGKTHMTELAFSGLGLNPVTATPPNGLDPALAPGGSSSGAAVSVALGLAAAAIGSDTGGSIRVPAAWNGLAGFKPSHDSLPEKGVVPLCRRFDTVGPIARRIEDCAELLAVMAGEKAADLTGLEARGLRLMVLDGAPFEDAGEGPVAAFQDAVERLGRAGAQIAHVTSDWVDKAMDLSPQLFAPEAYGIWRAQIEDAPELMWNPILERFRSGAVIGAPDYIAAWEQLVRIRRKWIKEVASPFDAVLLPTVPILPPDAARLMEDQDYYVRANLLTLRNTRIANLLGLPSATLPTGFPGCGIMLMGHAGRDRHLLRVAAAAEAALASD
- a CDS encoding aminotransferase class I/II-fold pyridoxal phosphate-dependent enzyme, translated to MAIPERFSNLPDYAFPRLRALLSGIEPGLRADQAPMVLTIGEPRHAMPDFVARVMNAHIGEFAKYPSNEGTPGLLAAIGHWLRERYSIEAGPERIMALNGTREGLFNAALALCPETKAGKRPAILVPNPFYQVYAVAAAAVQAEPVFVPALPETGNLPDYAGLPADLLDRVTIAYLCSPANPQGAVASRDYLQTLLRLAEAHDLLIFADECYSEIWRDAPPPGALAVAEQMGLADRVVAFNSLSKRSNLPGLRSGFAAGSAEHIGQMRRLRSYAGAPLSLPAQAVSEAAWRDEAHVAASRALYQAKYRIADRVLGDVPGYRPPQGGFFLWLPVADGEQAAMTLWRRAGIQVLPGAYLSREVDGENPGRGFIRVALVATPEETQTALTRLREVLYDDDHD
- a CDS encoding DNA translocase FtsK — encoded protein: MASWQAKHRDPLFDRNTQAALERRGKELAGAGLVVLGVLIAMMLGSWSADDPSFLSATDAPAENLLGSFGAYVASPLMMIAGHGSWVLVIAAFVWGLRLMLHRGEDRIMRAIFTPIAVALVSVYCSTLTPGPEWQQNYGLGGHFGDMVMGAMLNVIPLKAQIGIRFAALVVAAGGAAIALFVLGFDRAETRAIWRRFLIGLVTAYDLALRLAGRGAQVSTSLAQRARARGAAPRQARSAALADTADARPGLFQRRKSQQAGAHVAPDDDLPEPELIERDADYDGAAPSADEVSGRISDAIRSRAGRPSVLAAVAARLAREGHRDLKSDDPQVAATDDDIEAVEPAPFGADRQRVVVAPTRKPAATTSKQARAEAEPQLRFDEAETVYERPQLSLLSAPRQSDHHQISEEALMENARMLEAVLDDYGVKGQIGEVRPGPVVTLYELEPAPGLKASRVIGLSDDIARSMSALSARVSTVPGRSVIGIELPNARREKVLLREILASRAFGDGTQPLPLALGKDIGGDPIVANLAKMPHLLIAGTTGSGKSVAINTMILSLLYKLTPEECRLIMIDPKMLELSVYDGIPHLLSPVVTDPKKAVVALKWVVGEMEDRYRKMSKMGVRNIEGYNGRVREALSKDEMFKRTVQTGFDEDTGEPIFETEEFQPETFPYIVVIVDEMADLMMVAGKEIEACIQRLAQMARASGIHLIMATQRPSVDVITGTIKANFPTRISFQVTSKIDSRTILGEQGAEQLLGQGDMLYMGTGSRVTRIHGPFVSDEEVEEVVTHLKSFGPPSYQSGVVEGPDEEKADNIDAVLGLGSGENGDDALYDQAVMIVAKDRKCSTSYIQRKLAIGYNKAARLVEQMEDQGVVSSANHVGKREVLVPEV
- a CDS encoding glycosyltransferase produces the protein MTARPGAIGTDQAAATRRSGDGHDRASGRATIAAVVVTHQRLDKLKPTIARLLAEELDWVLVFDNASADGTAEWLLGITDTRLILRRSAKNLGGAGGFSEALREVRDRLDPDWVVVMDDDGRPAPGAVAAFRRMDKAGWDAIGSAVFHPDGRICEMNRPYRNPFWRRSEFARTIRQGRRGFHLRDEDYAADAPVQALDMTSFVGLFLSRAALRRAGLPDPRLFVYGDDQLYTLTMRRRGLRIGFAPAIRFEHDTEAVQAASGVVLRPLWKVYYMYRNALIAYRVAAGPFFWPLVPVLAVKWHRKAADYGPDAARFRSILKIAIRDGLAGRLERGHDEVKALAGTGARQGG
- a CDS encoding DUF2268 domain-containing putative Zn-dependent protease (predicted Zn-dependent protease with a strongly conserved HExxH motif); its protein translation is MTIWSIHLLNARHALTRVLPEIRAAAREAVARVRDHAELPDFDLVVKSVQGGLPDWGVGGTAPAPGLIEVTLNPDRFDAALMVRTLVHQMHHLIRWDGPGYGRSLGDALVSEGLAGHFVVQVLGGKPDPWDAVTPPPGLARSAMNEWARLDYDHDRWFAGKGDIRKWAGHGLGHRLVARHLTQQEPADAVTLALVKADAFRPTMRQLVATETSAGQDAPQDPVQEATPETADQQDESTQTGAADKNDRMQDRAG
- a CDS encoding rhomboid family intramembrane serine protease — encoded protein: MTDRLPRVGRTPRAAAVPRQVPLWVTVLILACCAIEAALLLAGMAGYPAARQVAFMLGGFWSPLIHDGYGLYPGQPLLMFLTYGLLHSGPMHLAMNMISLAFVARELSRLLGAGTMAAIYLAGQIGAAALFAVMQPAAGPMIGASGAVFGIAGALVGYAAIVGHRRRRRMGQMWRSVGLIVALNVGITVLVPSIAWQAHLGGAAVGAILGIALALRGAPGR
- a CDS encoding Trm112 family protein, with the translated sequence MTDKTQDSGHSFDRHMLEALVCPVTQATLRYDAARQELISEAAGLAFPIRAGIPIMLIDEARQIKADD
- a CDS encoding LON peptidase substrate-binding domain-containing protein; translated protein: MRAHFDLPQRIALFPLDGAVLMPRTRLPLHIFEPRYLQMLEDTLKTDHRLIGIIQPEGEGLASVGTAGRVVAFSEGDDGRMMISLKAISRFRLLDTQEGFAPYLHGEIDWSPFRRDLKGPERDPDLDRDALFDALRRYMDAHELSTDWDAAARAEEETLVNSLAMMLPFSTGDKQALLETPTLRDRRELLQGLVEFALRGGDDEDRLQ
- the trxA gene encoding thioredoxin: MTMIFDGADAAPKTGDFIKDVTEADFMAEVIDASMQVPVIVDFWAPWCGPCKTLGPQLEAEVTRHKGRVKMAKVNVDENQMIAGQLRVQSIPTVYAFYQGQPVDAFQGAVPQSQIKQFVDKLAALSGDDGGLADALAAAEAMLDEGAHGDAVETFSAIIGEEPENAEAWGGLIRAHLGAGDAAAAASTLQQVPQAAAGSAPVEAARAQLQLAQQAESAGPLSDLQARVEADPDDQQARLDYAQALHAAGRVEEAVNVLLDSFRRDRDWNDGAAKAQLLTIFDSLKPTDPVAQKGRRRLSSMIFA